A portion of the Hyalangium minutum genome contains these proteins:
- a CDS encoding ATP-binding protein, producing MLSLGSPATAPTGTVALVFTDIEGSTQLWERCSTSMREALELHDRVMRERLRRTSGYEVKTQGDSFMLAFPSVDEALRWCLDVQETLLHVPWPAELLAQPLALERMGPRGLLHRGLRVRMGVHVGEPECRPDPRTGQMDYFGPVVNLTARVAEAGHGGQVLLSGAALAHVAGTLDALGSPSVRPLGEFRLKGITLPVPLVEVLPSSLADRRFAGLRVPEERRGNVPTAVDTLIGREQELACLRRWFEEGVHLITLLGPGGMGKTRLATHFGATQLQARRWDGGVWWCDLTEARTEEDICHALARALDVSLTRDGDASRPAERLGRALAGCGASLVLLDNVEQVIHHMPHTLGRWLSLAPHTRFLVTSRHALQLPGEQLLDLAPLELPAEGEVRLEELARSEAVQLFAQRARAVRGSFELTEQEAPLVADIVRRLDGIALAIELAAARTNLLSIQQLRNRLPRRFELLSCGLREASHRQATLRGAIDWSWNLLEASEQEALAQCSVFRGGFTMEAAEAVLALPPWGGDILDTLQSLRSKSLLKLSASESTDGELRLGMYESIREYACARLAETGGNASIVARHAEYYVTRARGLRDQVRGGGGLEALRALALERENLLAACDSCLMMVPGTAESLTRALLGLVALEPDVAARGPAGLLLPRLELALELAESVPVEPMLRTEALAVRGRAHLEAGQLTFARRDLEAARDAFHLLGAMAWKKEALVDLSIVARHEGDMDAAWSLIQEAQTIPSGTRRWLEAYALGNLGLVEQSRQGAEAAIPHLRAALELFRAVGDTTFEAMFLVNCGLAIGEAGRTAEAVPYLEEGLAKSLSAGYRMGHIVARMDLGCVLLGEDRAAEACEHLAAAERMGRQLGIRLLEGMTRGELGRALLAVGTMEPARAQLSAAVAVLEPVSRSHALRFSAYHAAAHALAGALTVARQDFNELEAAPELRNEPALRALTSLLRATVEVAELRAAPPGTEEAWQAEQALQQRLERARTAPAAETSSDLRGALRLLERWREAQA from the coding sequence CCCCTCCGTGGACGAGGCCCTGCGGTGGTGCCTCGACGTGCAGGAGACGCTGCTACACGTGCCCTGGCCCGCGGAGCTGCTGGCCCAGCCCTTGGCCTTGGAGCGAATGGGGCCTCGCGGGCTGCTGCACCGCGGCCTCCGGGTACGCATGGGCGTGCATGTAGGCGAGCCCGAGTGCCGGCCCGACCCCCGCACCGGCCAGATGGACTACTTCGGCCCGGTGGTGAACCTGACGGCCCGTGTGGCGGAGGCGGGCCACGGCGGACAGGTGTTGCTTAGCGGAGCAGCCCTGGCGCACGTGGCGGGCACCCTGGATGCGCTGGGGAGCCCCTCGGTGCGTCCGCTGGGCGAGTTTCGGCTCAAGGGCATCACCCTGCCCGTGCCCCTGGTGGAAGTGCTGCCCTCCTCGCTGGCCGACCGCCGCTTCGCGGGTCTGCGCGTCCCCGAGGAGCGGCGCGGCAATGTGCCCACCGCCGTGGACACACTCATCGGCCGGGAGCAGGAGCTCGCGTGCTTGCGGCGCTGGTTCGAAGAGGGTGTGCACCTCATCACCCTGCTGGGCCCGGGAGGCATGGGGAAGACCCGGCTCGCCACCCACTTTGGCGCTACCCAGCTCCAGGCGCGGCGGTGGGACGGAGGCGTGTGGTGGTGCGATCTCACCGAGGCGCGCACGGAGGAGGACATCTGCCATGCCCTGGCTCGCGCGCTCGACGTCTCGCTCACGCGGGATGGGGACGCGAGCCGCCCGGCGGAGCGGCTGGGGCGCGCCCTGGCTGGCTGCGGTGCATCGCTGGTGCTGCTGGACAATGTGGAGCAGGTCATCCACCACATGCCGCACACGCTGGGCCGCTGGCTGTCGCTCGCGCCGCACACCCGGTTCCTCGTCACCTCCCGCCACGCTCTCCAGCTTCCCGGGGAGCAGCTGCTGGACCTCGCACCGCTGGAGCTGCCCGCGGAAGGCGAGGTCCGCCTGGAGGAGCTGGCCCGGTCCGAAGCCGTGCAGCTCTTCGCCCAGCGGGCTCGCGCGGTCCGCGGGAGCTTCGAGCTGACGGAGCAGGAGGCTCCCCTGGTGGCGGACATCGTGCGGCGGCTGGACGGCATCGCGCTGGCCATTGAGCTGGCGGCCGCGCGCACCAACCTCTTGAGCATCCAGCAGCTCCGCAACCGGCTGCCGCGCCGCTTCGAGTTGTTGAGCTGCGGCCTGCGCGAGGCCTCGCACCGGCAAGCGACGCTCCGGGGTGCCATCGACTGGTCCTGGAACCTGCTGGAGGCCTCCGAGCAAGAAGCGCTGGCCCAGTGCTCCGTGTTCCGCGGCGGCTTCACGATGGAGGCGGCCGAAGCGGTGCTCGCGCTCCCCCCGTGGGGCGGGGACATCCTGGACACCCTGCAGTCGCTCCGGTCGAAGTCGCTGTTGAAGCTGTCGGCCTCGGAGAGCACCGACGGCGAGCTGCGCCTGGGCATGTACGAGAGCATCCGTGAGTACGCCTGCGCCCGGCTGGCTGAGACAGGAGGGAACGCATCCATCGTGGCGCGGCACGCGGAGTACTACGTCACCCGGGCGCGCGGGCTGCGCGATCAGGTCCGCGGCGGAGGCGGGCTGGAGGCACTGCGAGCGCTGGCGCTGGAGCGAGAGAACCTGCTGGCCGCCTGTGACAGCTGCCTCATGATGGTGCCGGGCACGGCCGAGTCGCTCACACGGGCGCTCCTGGGCCTGGTGGCGCTCGAGCCCGACGTGGCGGCGCGAGGGCCCGCGGGCCTGCTGCTCCCACGACTGGAGCTGGCACTAGAGCTGGCCGAGTCCGTGCCCGTCGAGCCCATGCTGCGCACCGAGGCCCTGGCGGTCCGGGGACGCGCCCACCTGGAGGCTGGACAGCTCACCTTCGCGCGGAGAGATCTGGAGGCGGCACGTGACGCCTTCCACCTCCTGGGGGCGATGGCGTGGAAGAAGGAGGCCCTGGTCGATCTCTCCATCGTGGCCCGGCACGAGGGCGACATGGACGCGGCATGGAGCCTCATCCAGGAGGCCCAGACGATCCCATCGGGGACCCGGCGGTGGCTGGAGGCCTATGCGCTGGGGAACCTGGGACTCGTGGAGCAGAGCCGTCAAGGCGCAGAGGCGGCCATTCCCCACCTGCGCGCCGCGCTGGAGCTGTTCCGGGCCGTGGGAGACACGACGTTCGAGGCCATGTTCCTGGTCAACTGCGGCCTGGCCATTGGGGAGGCCGGGCGCACCGCCGAGGCCGTGCCCTACCTGGAGGAAGGCCTGGCCAAGTCCCTGAGCGCGGGCTACCGCATGGGCCACATCGTCGCGCGGATGGACCTGGGCTGCGTCCTGCTCGGGGAAGACCGTGCCGCGGAGGCCTGCGAGCACCTGGCCGCGGCCGAGCGGATGGGCCGGCAGCTCGGCATCCGCCTCCTGGAGGGAATGACACGGGGAGAGTTGGGACGGGCCTTGCTGGCCGTGGGCACCATGGAGCCTGCGCGGGCTCAGCTCAGCGCGGCCGTGGCGGTGCTGGAGCCCGTGTCGCGCTCTCACGCCCTTCGGTTCTCCGCGTACCACGCGGCGGCTCATGCGCTGGCGGGGGCGCTGACAGTGGCGCGCCAGGACTTCAACGAGTTGGAGGCCGCCCCGGAGCTCCGAAATGAGCCGGCCTTGCGCGCCCTCACATCCTTGCTGCGCGCCACCGTCGAGGTAGCGGAACTCCGTGCCGCGCCCCCCGGCACCGAGGAGGCATGGCAGGCGGAGCAGGCGCTTCAGCAGCGGCTGGAGCGGGCGCGGACTGCTCCGGCGGCGGAGACCTCGTCCGACCTGCGCGGTGCCCTCCGGCTGTTGGAGCGCTGGCGGGAGGCCCAGGCGTAG
- a CDS encoding NUDIX domain-containing protein, with translation MAMSPGVTLVPGHRVRWEEGRLRVEADDDRSRLRAALERHLVVGEGGDTLVFGGQVRARFSSPGDVEALTAFEARFLADNNVPMTLPTGAPLFSPRTDLHTHFAGALPGRVLVELAAAEEGVNVPRSVLVEAGIDARQDVPAALLDGSARERLARSLDVPLDRQITFRDMERLYARRSPFTKHPRLFVPQLHAICRELAAAGVAYAELSLSSAVEPEVLSALHASLDELEASSGVRLRFLAALSRHDDLEWDLDVLDRLEQCLPSRAVVGVDVMGHETCSTRAFLPVLERAAALGRARPGFVVRVHAGENPAFPENVREAVRALLPFPGVELRIGHGLYGVDDDTLAAMAHNADRLVVEFNLTSNLALNNIQTTLQVPLRRYVDAGVAVVLGSDGAGLYGTSAADEVRAAIACGLDEDRLARIRLTEEALLAVKQERERALPPLRNWSSPPPEPRRHFTPARAAEIAAQRGAVRAAQDQRLCELGATVTEETPAVNGRPLLWLAGAWRHAFAAWSPEEIQHATTVLGEVLRGLAKRGGILLTGGTCHGMEGLSHGLAVQAGVEVLGAIVEETLAEDLDGRVQRFWRCARSLYEKAAPVVRLVRDAQGLGLFLGGGLIVADEQQAAYNIRARHVYLSGLRGAAVDAARASKHVRFVDRAAEVLEALDDQRPWGQLRHPGPNDAADIVVVRRGAQGDDELLLIRRHDDSGAAAGRMSLPGGFVRPGESPRDAAVRELLEETGVRVPASVLVPVCVVAGGGRDPRDTEERWVRSHVFATRIAGVAPDDTAGSLVLGGSDAAAALFVSVERRPSLAFDHDTLVARAIEVLSTQ, from the coding sequence ATGGCGATGTCCCCTGGCGTGACGCTGGTTCCTGGCCACCGTGTTCGGTGGGAGGAGGGCCGTCTTCGCGTCGAGGCCGATGACGATCGCAGCCGCCTCCGCGCCGCGCTGGAGCGTCACCTCGTGGTGGGGGAGGGCGGTGACACGCTCGTCTTCGGCGGCCAGGTTCGCGCCCGGTTCAGCTCTCCCGGGGATGTGGAGGCGCTCACGGCTTTCGAGGCGCGCTTCCTGGCCGACAACAATGTGCCGATGACGCTCCCCACGGGCGCGCCACTGTTCTCTCCCCGCACGGATCTCCACACGCACTTCGCTGGCGCTCTTCCTGGACGAGTCCTGGTCGAGCTGGCCGCGGCCGAGGAGGGCGTCAACGTGCCTCGGAGTGTGCTGGTGGAGGCTGGCATCGATGCCCGGCAGGATGTCCCCGCGGCGTTGCTCGATGGATCGGCGCGCGAGCGGCTCGCTCGCAGCCTCGATGTTCCCCTCGACCGGCAGATCACGTTCCGGGACATGGAGCGCCTCTACGCGCGCCGAAGTCCGTTCACCAAGCATCCCAGGCTCTTCGTCCCGCAGCTGCACGCCATCTGCCGGGAACTTGCCGCTGCGGGCGTCGCTTATGCCGAGCTTTCGCTCTCCTCGGCGGTGGAGCCCGAGGTGCTCTCCGCGCTCCATGCCTCGCTCGACGAGTTGGAGGCGTCCAGCGGTGTCCGCCTCCGCTTCCTCGCGGCCTTGTCGCGGCATGACGATCTCGAGTGGGATCTCGATGTGCTCGATCGCCTCGAGCAGTGCCTGCCGAGCCGGGCCGTCGTGGGCGTGGACGTCATGGGCCACGAGACCTGCTCCACGCGGGCCTTCCTCCCGGTGCTGGAGCGTGCCGCGGCGCTCGGGAGAGCGCGGCCTGGCTTCGTCGTTCGCGTGCATGCAGGAGAGAACCCTGCGTTTCCCGAGAACGTCCGTGAGGCCGTACGCGCGTTGTTACCCTTTCCAGGCGTCGAGCTCCGCATTGGCCACGGCCTGTACGGCGTCGATGACGACACCCTGGCGGCCATGGCCCACAACGCGGATCGGTTGGTGGTGGAGTTCAACCTCACCTCCAACCTCGCGCTGAACAACATCCAGACCACGCTCCAGGTCCCGCTTCGCCGCTATGTGGATGCGGGGGTGGCAGTGGTCCTCGGCAGTGACGGGGCAGGGCTCTATGGCACCTCGGCCGCCGACGAGGTCCGCGCTGCGATCGCCTGCGGTCTCGATGAAGACCGGCTCGCCCGGATCCGCCTCACGGAAGAAGCGCTGCTGGCGGTGAAGCAGGAGCGGGAGCGTGCTCTGCCTCCACTGAGAAACTGGAGCTCCCCTCCGCCCGAGCCACGGCGGCACTTCACGCCTGCCCGTGCCGCGGAGATCGCCGCGCAGCGAGGAGCAGTGCGAGCGGCCCAGGACCAGCGATTGTGCGAGCTCGGCGCCACCGTCACTGAAGAGACGCCTGCTGTGAATGGCCGCCCATTACTGTGGCTCGCGGGAGCCTGGCGTCACGCGTTCGCCGCATGGTCTCCCGAAGAGATTCAGCACGCCACCACTGTCCTCGGCGAGGTCCTCCGAGGTCTCGCGAAGCGCGGGGGCATCCTCCTGACCGGGGGGACATGCCACGGCATGGAAGGACTGAGCCACGGTCTCGCCGTGCAGGCGGGAGTCGAGGTGCTTGGCGCCATCGTGGAAGAGACGCTCGCGGAGGATCTCGACGGGCGTGTCCAGCGGTTCTGGCGTTGCGCGCGATCCTTGTACGAGAAGGCCGCACCCGTGGTGCGCCTGGTGCGAGACGCCCAGGGTCTCGGGCTCTTTCTGGGAGGCGGACTGATTGTCGCGGACGAGCAGCAGGCCGCCTACAACATCCGCGCCCGGCATGTGTACCTGTCCGGGCTGCGAGGCGCCGCCGTGGACGCCGCGCGAGCCAGCAAGCACGTCCGCTTCGTCGATAGGGCCGCGGAGGTTCTGGAGGCACTCGATGACCAGCGCCCCTGGGGCCAGCTCCGCCATCCAGGGCCCAACGACGCCGCAGATATCGTCGTGGTCCGGCGCGGTGCCCAGGGCGATGACGAGCTGCTCCTCATCCGGCGCCATGACGACAGCGGTGCCGCCGCGGGACGCATGTCCCTGCCCGGAGGTTTCGTCCGCCCCGGTGAGTCACCCCGAGACGCCGCCGTCCGAGAGCTCCTCGAAGAGACCGGTGTGAGGGTGCCCGCATCTGTGCTCGTGCCTGTCTGCGTCGTGGCGGGCGGGGGCCGTGACCCTCGCGACACCGAGGAGCGGTGGGTGCGCAGCCACGTCTTCGCCACACGCATCGCTGGGGTGGCACCGGATGACACCGCCGGAAGTCTCGTCCTCGGAGGTTCGGATGCCGCGGCCGCGCTCTTCGTGTCCGTCGAGCGGCGGCCCTCGCTGGCCTTCGACCACGACACGCTCGTCGCCCGGGCCATCGAGGTGCTCTCCACCCAGTAG
- a CDS encoding Kelch repeat-containing protein, which yields MNSKKHLSALLLSLALVSAGCQPEALDDPSSLVLAEGEALSAQPSAPVVPLLAGWASAGSMASAHHGPIIVVLNTGKVLVAGGSNSSGTTAIAELYDPVAGTWSVTGSMLSDRGDATATLLSNGKVLVAGGYSNATSSDLSSAELYDPATGTWSATGSMATTRYAHTATLLTTGKVLIAGGYADYGGGPRIGAELYDPATGTFAAANPLPEARYGHTATPISSGRVLLTGGASFSGYLASAVVYHPGTNSWGTTTTMAAARFGHTATLLANGRVLVTGGSSSSGYLNGAQVFNPITNTWSTTVSMTAARYRHGATLLSNGKVLLSGGYTPASGPLASAELYDPTANTFTTTVAMGSARHSHGTAALSNGKVLAAGGFNFVTYYLSSAELYTP from the coding sequence TTGAACTCGAAGAAACACCTTTCCGCACTCCTGCTCTCACTCGCTCTGGTCTCCGCCGGCTGCCAACCGGAGGCCCTGGACGACCCCTCATCGCTCGTCCTCGCCGAGGGCGAAGCGCTCAGCGCGCAGCCCTCCGCTCCGGTGGTGCCGCTGCTCGCGGGCTGGGCCTCCGCAGGCTCCATGGCTTCCGCTCACCACGGGCCCATCATCGTCGTGTTGAACACCGGGAAGGTGCTCGTCGCGGGGGGCTCGAACAGCAGTGGCACCACCGCCATCGCCGAGCTGTACGATCCCGTCGCGGGCACCTGGTCTGTTACCGGCTCCATGCTCTCGGATCGTGGCGACGCCACGGCGACGCTGCTCTCCAATGGAAAGGTGCTCGTCGCGGGCGGCTACTCCAACGCGACCAGCAGCGATCTCTCCAGCGCGGAGCTGTATGACCCCGCCACGGGCACCTGGTCCGCCACTGGCTCCATGGCGACCACGCGTTATGCCCACACGGCGACCCTACTCACCACTGGCAAGGTGCTCATCGCGGGCGGTTATGCCGATTACGGCGGCGGCCCGCGCATTGGCGCGGAGCTGTATGACCCCGCCACCGGTACCTTCGCGGCCGCGAACCCCCTGCCCGAGGCCCGCTACGGTCACACGGCGACTCCGATCTCCAGTGGACGGGTGCTCCTCACAGGTGGCGCCTCGTTCAGCGGCTATCTTGCCAGCGCCGTGGTGTACCACCCTGGCACGAACAGCTGGGGCACGACGACCACCATGGCCGCCGCTCGCTTTGGCCACACGGCGACGTTGCTCGCCAACGGCAGGGTGCTGGTCACCGGGGGCAGCAGCAGCAGCGGCTATCTGAACGGCGCGCAGGTGTTCAACCCCATCACGAACACCTGGTCCACCACGGTGAGCATGACCGCCGCGCGCTATCGCCACGGGGCGACACTGCTCTCCAACGGCAAGGTGCTGCTCTCCGGAGGTTACACCCCCGCCAGCGGACCGCTCGCCAGCGCGGAGTTGTATGACCCCACGGCCAACACCTTCACCACCACCGTGGCGATGGGCTCGGCCCGCCACTCCCACGGGACGGCGGCGCTGTCCAATGGGAAGGTGCTCGCCGCGGGCGGCTTCAACTTCGTCACCTACTACCTCTCGAGCGCGGAGCTGTACACGCCATGA
- a CDS encoding glycine cleavage system protein R, protein MVPAMPQLIVTAVGPDRPGLVAELTRHVYDVGASLADSRMVNLRGHFALLALIVGPAEALDSLRRKLENEGTGLGLHLEMYEASAAGSRAPGSIPYRLKVYSNDQPGIVARVTALLRQHSVNVEELETRIESAPFAGTPLFVLEGVVTLPQGTSARKMREELAALAEQIGCDIDLDAI, encoded by the coding sequence ATGGTCCCGGCGATGCCACAGCTCATCGTCACCGCCGTCGGTCCCGATCGCCCTGGGCTCGTCGCCGAGCTCACCCGTCACGTTTATGACGTCGGCGCCAGCCTCGCCGACAGCCGCATGGTCAATCTGCGCGGCCACTTCGCCCTGCTGGCCCTCATCGTGGGCCCCGCCGAAGCGCTCGACTCGCTCCGGCGCAAGCTCGAGAACGAAGGCACCGGGCTGGGGCTGCACCTCGAGATGTATGAGGCGTCCGCCGCTGGCTCCCGCGCCCCCGGCAGCATCCCTTACCGGCTCAAGGTCTACAGCAACGATCAGCCCGGCATCGTCGCCCGCGTGACCGCGCTCCTCCGTCAGCACTCCGTCAATGTCGAGGAGCTGGAGACGCGGATTGAGTCGGCGCCCTTCGCGGGGACGCCGCTCTTCGTGCTCGAGGGGGTCGTCACCCTTCCTCAGGGCACGAGCGCCCGCAAGATGCGTGAGGAGTTGGCGGCACTGGCCGAGCAGATTGGCTGCGACATCGATCTCGACGCCATCTGA
- a CDS encoding M15 family metallopeptidase, which produces MRRSLNNGLGLLVLTLSLGGVAAAESPPPALACLSQWYPVEPVKVDGAWHAKLGATTYPWDDGKPKTFEQKLESPDLEDTFSLPYKPGPIQPVTRENEDPGRIRFDPLFHAAYGNAESKVDVVDIDFLGQKLKVNRKAAPAFERVAKRLAAAVKQEPSLRPYLQNLGGTFVWRKIANTNRQSAHSYGVSIDVNVKRSHYWEWAKPKEPVRWANQIPQVIVDAFEAEGFIWGGRWYHYDTMHFEYRPELLDPACAPSPRGP; this is translated from the coding sequence ATGCGTCGTTCATTGAACAACGGCCTCGGCCTCTTGGTGCTCACCCTCTCTCTCGGGGGAGTTGCAGCAGCCGAGTCCCCGCCGCCCGCGCTGGCGTGCCTGTCCCAGTGGTACCCGGTGGAGCCAGTGAAGGTGGACGGCGCGTGGCACGCCAAGCTGGGAGCGACAACGTACCCGTGGGACGACGGCAAGCCGAAGACCTTCGAGCAGAAGCTGGAGTCGCCGGACCTGGAGGACACGTTCTCCCTTCCCTACAAACCCGGGCCCATCCAGCCGGTGACGCGAGAGAACGAGGACCCGGGGCGCATCCGGTTCGATCCCCTCTTCCACGCGGCCTACGGTAACGCGGAGTCAAAGGTGGACGTGGTGGACATCGACTTCCTGGGGCAGAAGCTGAAGGTGAACCGCAAGGCGGCGCCGGCCTTCGAGCGCGTGGCGAAGCGGCTCGCCGCGGCTGTGAAGCAGGAGCCCTCCCTGCGGCCGTACCTGCAGAACCTGGGCGGTACCTTCGTGTGGCGGAAGATCGCCAACACGAACCGGCAGAGCGCGCACTCCTATGGCGTGTCCATCGACGTGAACGTGAAGCGCTCGCACTACTGGGAGTGGGCGAAGCCGAAGGAGCCGGTGCGCTGGGCAAACCAGATCCCCCAGGTCATCGTGGACGCCTTCGAGGCAGAGGGCTTCATCTGGGGCGGGCGCTGGTACCACTACGACACGATGCACTTCGAGTACCGGCCCGAGCTGCTGGACCCGGCCTGTGCCCCCTCCCCTCGCGGACCTTGA
- a CDS encoding MBL fold metallo-hydrolase yields MQRHPDGVTAVDTEYVRPGLAASHIIEHEGRAAFVDTGTTHSVPLLLAALDELGLARDAVDYVILTHVHLDHAGGAGRLMQALPQARAVLHPRGAPHMIDPSKLIAGSMAVYGEARYRELYGELVPIPSERVVTTQDGQRLSLAGRPLEFVHTPGHALHHQVIVDLEHRSLFTGDTFGLSYRELDTEQGAFIVPTTTPTQFDPEQLIASVDRLLGYAPQALYLTHYSRVTDVPRLAELLKLQIHEFVKIARSHRAEANRFNAISADMRALWLELLRRHGCTLTEARIDEVLGTDLELNTQGLIAWLDRERKG; encoded by the coding sequence TTGCAACGGCATCCCGATGGCGTCACTGCCGTCGACACGGAGTACGTGCGCCCCGGCCTCGCGGCGTCTCACATCATCGAGCACGAAGGGCGTGCCGCGTTCGTCGACACCGGCACGACGCACTCGGTGCCGCTGCTCCTCGCCGCGCTCGATGAGCTGGGGCTGGCGCGCGATGCGGTCGACTATGTGATTCTGACCCATGTGCATCTCGATCATGCCGGAGGCGCCGGGCGGCTCATGCAGGCTCTGCCTCAGGCGCGCGCCGTCCTCCACCCGCGCGGCGCCCCGCACATGATCGACCCGTCGAAGCTCATTGCCGGATCGATGGCGGTCTATGGCGAAGCCCGATACCGCGAGCTCTATGGCGAGCTCGTGCCAATTCCCTCCGAGCGTGTCGTGACGACTCAGGACGGACAGCGCCTCAGCCTGGCCGGCCGTCCACTCGAGTTCGTGCACACGCCAGGGCATGCGCTCCATCATCAGGTCATCGTCGACTTGGAGCACCGGAGCCTCTTCACGGGCGACACTTTCGGGCTGTCCTATCGCGAGCTCGACACCGAGCAGGGCGCGTTCATCGTTCCCACGACGACTCCGACGCAATTCGATCCCGAGCAACTCATCGCCTCGGTGGATCGGCTGCTCGGCTACGCGCCGCAGGCGCTGTACCTCACGCACTACAGCCGCGTCACCGACGTGCCCCGGCTCGCGGAGCTGCTGAAGCTGCAGATCCACGAGTTCGTGAAGATCGCGCGCAGTCACCGCGCCGAGGCGAACCGCTTCAATGCCATCTCCGCGGACATGCGAGCGCTGTGGCTCGAGCTGCTGCGCCGTCACGGCTGCACGCTGACCGAAGCCAGGATCGACGAGGTGCTCGGCACGGATCTCGAGCTCAACACGCAGGGGCTGATTGCCTGGCTCGACCGAGAGCGCAAGGGCTGA
- a CDS encoding class I SAM-dependent methyltransferase: MTSKHPPDDVASAYDAWADVYDSQTNATRDLDARILRELDPALFRGDVLEIGCGTGKNTEWLAARARSLVALDGSEQMLRRARERPGVQSVQFVQHDLRERWPVPDASRDMITCNLVLEHIEDLSVVFSEARRVLRPGGAFFVCELHPFRQLQGKHAHFVNPETGTVQSVQSHLHDVSDFLSAALRAGLVLAQAQDCRDDGAPRTAPPRLLALLWRSP, translated from the coding sequence ATGACTTCGAAGCATCCCCCGGATGACGTGGCCTCGGCGTATGACGCCTGGGCCGATGTGTACGACAGCCAGACCAACGCCACGCGAGACCTGGACGCGCGGATTCTCCGGGAGCTGGACCCCGCGCTGTTCCGAGGCGACGTGCTGGAGATCGGCTGTGGCACCGGGAAGAACACCGAGTGGTTGGCGGCGAGGGCGCGCAGCCTGGTGGCACTGGACGGCTCGGAGCAGATGCTGAGGCGCGCCCGCGAGCGCCCAGGCGTGCAGAGCGTCCAGTTCGTGCAGCATGACCTGCGCGAGCGCTGGCCGGTGCCCGATGCCTCTCGCGACATGATCACGTGCAACCTGGTGCTGGAGCACATCGAAGATCTGTCCGTCGTCTTCTCCGAGGCGAGGCGCGTCCTCCGGCCGGGAGGCGCCTTCTTCGTCTGCGAGCTGCACCCGTTCCGGCAACTCCAGGGCAAGCACGCCCACTTCGTGAACCCGGAGACGGGTACCGTCCAGAGCGTCCAGAGCCACCTGCACGATGTGTCGGACTTCCTGAGCGCGGCCCTGAGGGCAGGTCTCGTGCTGGCCCAGGCTCAGGACTGCCGGGACGACGGGGCTCCGAGAACAGCCCCGCCGCGCTTGCTGGCCCTGCTGTGGCGCAGCCCCTGA
- the rnhA gene encoding ribonuclease HI, protein MTLPLVHIYCDGACSPNPGLGGWGSILISPAHGNFRKELSGSEPDTTNNRMELTAALMALRALKTPCRVQLFTDSQYVRNAFEEKWLDKWQRTGWKTSSKQPVQNADLWQALVEQARMHEVSWNWVRGHSGHAENERADALAVAARLALAAQLGS, encoded by the coding sequence ATGACCTTGCCGCTGGTTCACATCTACTGCGATGGCGCCTGCTCGCCGAACCCAGGTCTGGGAGGGTGGGGCTCCATCCTCATCTCTCCGGCGCACGGCAACTTCCGCAAGGAGCTGAGCGGGTCCGAGCCGGACACCACGAACAACCGCATGGAGCTGACGGCGGCGCTGATGGCGCTGCGGGCCCTGAAGACGCCCTGCCGGGTGCAGCTCTTCACGGACTCGCAATACGTGCGCAACGCCTTCGAGGAGAAGTGGTTGGACAAGTGGCAGCGCACGGGGTGGAAGACGTCGAGCAAGCAGCCGGTGCAGAACGCGGACCTGTGGCAGGCGCTGGTGGAGCAGGCGCGGATGCATGAGGTGAGCTGGAATTGGGTGCGAGGGCACTCGGGGCATGCAGAGAACGAGCGTGCGGACGCGCTCGCGGTGGCGGCACGGCTGGCGCTGGCGGCGCAGCTGGGCTCGTAG